The following are encoded together in the Theileria orientalis strain Shintoku DNA, chromosome 1, complete genome genome:
- a CDS encoding ABC transporter has product MNKSSRTISQTLVDDPDPLIWESKVYSKTYFSRIKNSNFKYYDNSSIFKYLFFHWLNKWVCLLSKQYTEPYKYHPLPISDQVLKWQPIFSKHVSDGIVRLESYDESKFKSRGSVKKPYNSILLRALFLTIWKRALMLITGLIVVNVLSMSISILVKKLLEILDDKSISFVKIFFLLLSIILCQIADALFIENINFYLLRLICVVNYLYMIGVFQHGMCHRRKFSNGINGSNSLNVCNQVLHSCLPGSECSKNPLYCQALRHQCKDINGQIFNFVYNDSFYVSQSIEAVKYIVDFFVDFGYGVYLLSLQVKLNIWVLYFLGILFVFIMVVFEILNAITIKFVLYLRDYRLTKSNDFVTSLPLIKKMFYDDIAINIITKSRNNELSVLFVNMFLTYFNMTLYNMCIITTFYVVQRYFVTSVIEASVITDIDTAGFMTSFYIFLRIAISMFLLPRCIRSIAKSYVSFRRMGIYIKDCPPNFYISDNKFTGSANVSSIIADTTDQLPNDTVVYFRDASFTWVHTRNDLLNKKYDTFLKNLNFELKRGEIAIVTGSKGSGKSNFIKSMLGEMTLVGGSMAVIPLHTSMPIFYASQDIFLQQGTIRSNITFGYRFDEHIYNTVLKAVELEFDISTWDKGDLRVVSDRAHSLSGGQRVRMELARAVYAYLVFHQVNTEYNNSQCSFLMCLDASFHGLDPYVSKTIFNNLFNLKTGLLVKNDLSVVLTTSKQTLDICSKTSDINQVPNPPVYNINNQMLNFYSNLHDFIKNNRISNVDYNFISNNIGGFNIHFLSNDMLSMCSYGVKNKKVRMEITKEKYDESYKSYTKDEFPGVKFNSYMIYLAPCLGFFVIYLLINIIVSVMDNIKYVLSTRLSDYISKHIRDFKNGQYFDLAEIKAHSSFWLRIMTLFVSVIIVLTILSTILFSILSNITCRKIHEYVVDSIFKNSSSVIKVKKKANQVMTYLSCDTTMTDDDVGYILLLFLSCSIQAITSIVTLFYLIPISIPFFIVTLTILYKFILLNLINSAKNKQVAMLESMSQVNSVCENAISGSSIYRSYKNELALVIDLIENTDYYIRSRLLYRLILTWCTLIFKYIFSCATFFVFILPIMLDKFTKYKLKVGYFGLALSLCMNLAEAFGKFSKTYAKIEIYTCSLKRFTHFIPPGQKLKFGKFVNSHEEYIIKPANNGVNRVNKLQLLRRRAIEFKAENTKFYGLKRIFYHPKIHIMDVENYITPDHTGVELKNACVYTRPDFDPESMILKHLTVAATKSEIIGIVGRTGAGKTTLLSVLQNLSTNRTGQVLLDGKDLNDIPKVVLRQIIGVLPQLPFVFKGWTIRRFLDPRRLFTDDEINQALNKCALLNFVNELPGGLKLDTLIVPDDLWINPNKPKNSNVNIKELEKKCSTSTDLIKASFETDMIISNSQLRTLTLARLVLYKDFYRVIIVDEPPEEDLFDASIREDDLGVPIYDLLQKHFSHCTTFVTAHDVNVLKTCTSVWVIHEGCLVRTCKTSDIAANESIASIIEENVKSG; this is encoded by the coding sequence atgaataagTCTTCCAGAACTATATCGCAAACGTTAGTAGATGACCCTGACCCTTTGATTTGGGAGAGTAAGGTTTATTCGAAAACGTACTTCAGTAGAATAAAGAatagtaattttaaatactatGATAACTCAAGTATTTTTAAGTATTTATTCTTTCACTGGCTTAACAAATGGGTTTGTTTGCTTTCAAAGCAATACACTGAGCCATACAAGTATCATCCTCTACCAATTTCAGACCAGGTTCTGAAATGGCAACCAATATTTTCCAAACACGTTAGTGATGGAATAGTTAGGTTGGAATCATATGATGAATCGAAATTTAAATCGAGAGGCAGTGTTAAGAAACCTTATAACTCAATACTCTTAAGGGCCTTATTTCTAACTATTTGGAAAAGAGCCCTAATGCTTATTACAGGATTGATAGTAGTAAATGTTTTGAGTATGAGCATTTCAATTTTGGTTAAAAAGTTACTTGAAATATTGGACGATAAATCTATAAGTTTTGTAAAGATTTTTTTCTTGTTGTTGTCTATAATTCTATGTCAGATTGCGGATGCTTTATTcattgaaaatataaatttttaccTTTTGAGACTGATTTGTGTTGTTAACTACTTGTATATGATTGGAGTTTTTCAACATGGTATGTGTCATAGAAGGAAATTTTCGAATGGCATAAATGGCTCTAATTCATTGAATGTGTGCAACCAGGTTCTTCACAGTTGCTTACCGGGTTCCGAATGCTCCAAAAATCCGCTTTATTGCCAAGCATTGAGGCATCAATGTAAAGATATCAACGGCCAGATCTTTAACTTCGTGTATAACGATTCGTTTTATGTCTCACAGTCAATTGAGGCCgttaaatatattgttGATTTTTTTGTAGATTTCGGATATGGAGTTTATTTGCTTTCATTACAGGTTAAGCTTAATATATGGGTGTTATATTTCTTGGGCATCTTATTTGTATTCATTATGGTTGTTTTCGAAATACTGAATGCCATTACAATAAAGTTCGTTCTTTATCTGAGAGATTATAGATTAACGAAGAGCAATGATTTTGTAACTTCACTGCCACTTATCaaaaaaatgttttatGATGATATCGCAAtcaatattattactaAAAGTAGAAATAACGAACTATCAGTTCTTTTCGTCAACATGTTCCTTACGTATTTTAACATGACATTGTacaatatgtgtataataacaacTTTCTACGTTGTTCAAAGATATTTTGTGACTTCTGTTATAGAAGCTTCGGTTATTACTGATATTGATACAGCAGGATTTATgacatcattttatattttcctaAGAATCGCAATAtcaatgtttttattaccAAGATGTATCAGATCTATCGCAAAATCTTATGTGTCATTTAGAAGGATGGGAATATACATAAAGGATTGTCCTCCTAATTTCTATATAagtgataataaatttactggCTCAGCCAATGTCAGTTCAATTATCGCTGATACAACTGATCAACTGCCCAATGACACTGTTGTGTACTTCAGAGACGCTTCATTCACATGGGTCCACACACGTAATGacctattaaataaaaaatacgaCACTttcttaaaaaatttaaacttcgAGTTGAAACGCGGCGAAATTGCCATTGTCACCGGTTCCAAAGGATCAggtaaatcaaattttatcaaatcaaTGCTTGGTGAGATGACCCTAGTTGGGGGCTCTATGGCAGTTATACCTCTACACACATCAAtgccaatattttatgcatCACAAGACATATTTCTACAACAGGGTACTATCAGGTCAAATATCACATTTGGCTATCGCTTCGACGAACACATTTACAACACAGTCCTTAAAGCAGTGGAGCTTGAATTCGATATTTCAACATGGGATAAAGGTGACCTTAGAGTAGTCTCCGACAGAGCTCATTCTTTAAGTGGAGGTCAACGTGTAAGAATGGAATTGGCTCGTGCAGTATATGCTTACTTGGTATTCCATCAAGTTAACACTGAGTACAACAACAGCCAATGTTCATTCTTGATGTGTCTGGACGCCTCGTTCCACGGTCTAGATCCATACGTTTCcaaaactatattcaataacctgtttaaccttAAAACAGGGCTATTGGTAAAGAATGATTTAAGTGTTGTTTTAACAACATCAAAACAAACTCTTGATATATGTTCAAAAACGTCTGATATAAACCAGGTTCCGAATCCTCCTGtatataacattaataacCAGATGttgaatttttattcaaatctTCACGACTTTATCAAGAATAATAGAATAAGCAACGTAGACTACAATTTCATATCAAATAACATTGGCGGTTTCAACATTCACTTTCTTTCTAATGATATGTTAAGTATGTGTTCATATGgagtaaaaaacaaaaaagtaCGTATGGAAATAACTaaagaaaaatatgatgaatcatataaatcatataCCAAGGATGAATTTCCAGGTgtcaaatttaattcttATATGATTTACTTGGCTCCTTGTTTAGGTTTTTTCGTGATTTATCTATTGATTAACATCATAGTTTCTGTCATggataatataaaatatgtattgtCGACTAGATTGTCTGATTACATATCTAAGCACATTAGAGACTTTAAGAATGGCCAATACTTTGATTTAGCTGAAATTAAAGCCCATAGTTCTTTCTGGTTAAGAATTATGACATTATTTGTTTCAGTTATTATTGTTCTAACCATTTTGTCCACAATATTGTTTTCAATTTTGTCAAATATAACTTGTCGTAAAATTCACGAATACGTCGTCgattcaatttttaaaaacagtTCATCTGTAATAAAGGTAAAGAAAAAAGCTAATCAGGTCATGACATATTTATCCTGTGATACCACTATGACTGACGACGATGTTGgatatatattattgttatttttaagttGCTCCATACAGGCAATCACCAGCATTGTTACATTGTTCTATTTGATTCCTATTTCTATCCCTTTCTTCATTGTGACATTGACTATTTTGTACAAATTCATACTACTGAACTTAATCAATTCTGCCAAGAACAAACAGGTTGCAATGTTAGAATCTATGTCTCAGGTCAATTCTGTATGTGAAAATGCCATTTCCGGATCTTCAATCTATAGAAgctataaaaatgaacttGCGCTGGTTATAGATTTAATCGAAAACACTGATTACTATATTAGAAGTCGTTTATTGTATAGACTAATCTTAACTTGGTGCACGctgatatttaaatacattttttctTGTGCaacattttttgttttcattCTTCCAATCATGTTGGACAAATTCaccaaatacaaattaaaagttGGTTATTTTGGACTAGCTCTATCCTTGTGTATGAATTTAGCCGAAGCTTTTGGCAAATTCAGTAAAACATACGCcaaaattgaaatatatacatgttCGCTTAAGAGgttcacacattttatacCACCCGGTCAAAAACTTAAGTTTGGCAAATTCGTTAATTCACACGAAGAATACATAATCAAACCTGCCAACAACGGAGTAAACAGAGTTAATAAACTTCAATTGCTAAGGAGAAGGGCCATTGAATTTAAGGCTGAAAACACGAAATTCTACGGGTTAAAGAGAATTTTCTACCACCCCAAAATACACATCATGGATGTAGAAAATTACATAACTCCCGACCATACAGGTGTCGAGTTGAAAAACGCTTGCGTATATACTCGTCCAGATTTTGATCCTGAGTCTATGATATTGAAGCATCTCACAGTGGCAGCCACTAAATCTGAAATCATCGGTATAGTTGGAAGAACAGGTGCCGGTAAGACAACTTTACTTTCTGTGTTGCAGAACTTATCGACTAATCGTACAGGTCAAGTACTATTGGACGGTAAAGATTTGAATGATATCCCCAAGGTTGTCCTTCGTCAAATTATTGGTGTGTTGCCACAACTACCATTTGTGTTCAAGGGTTGGACTATTAGGAGATTTTTAGATCCTAGAAGATTGTTCACTGACGACGAGATCAATCAGGCTTTGAATAAATGTGCCCTGTTAAACTTTGTTAATGAGCTTCCTGGAGGTTTGAAGTTAGATACTCTCATTGTTCCAGACGACTTGTGGATAAACCCCAATAAACCCAAGAATAGTAATGTAAACATTAAAGAACttgaaaaaaaatgttCAACGTCCACCGATCTCATCAAAGCGTCCTTTGAAACCGATATGATAATTTCTAACAGTCAATTGAGAACTCTTACTCTTGCAAGATTAGTGTTATACAAAGACTTCTATAGAGTAATTATTGTAGATGAGCCACCAGAAGAAGACCTGTTTGATGCATCTATTAGAGAAGATGATCTTGGTGTTCCAATTTATGATCTATTACAAAAACATTTTAGTCATTGTACCACGTTTGTTACAGCACATGATGTAAACGTATTGAAAACATGTACCTCGGTATGGGTAATACATGAGGGTTGCCTAGTGAGGACGTGTAAGACAAGTGATATCGCAGCAAATGAGTCTATCGCATCAATTATTGAAGAAAATGTTAAGAGTGGTTAA
- a CDS encoding protein kinase C inhibitor: MIYKIVIIVFNYMILGRCLSVSSILGRLGTTPRTKHLSYITTSTKIPTRKRYNHQGLREMTTSDKGEDLTVFHKIVTGELPCKKVYEDDLMLAFHDIEPVAPNHLLLIPKNFDGLASLSDATERHEKVLGHMMVKAAQIAKDNNYGDFRLVINSGRKAQQTVFYLHMHLLSGRSFNWPPG; encoded by the exons GACGCTGCTTGAGTGTATCATCTATTTTAGGAAGGCTAGGAACCACACCACGAACAAAGCATTTGAGCTACATAACAACAAGCACTAA gATTCCAACACGTAAAAGGTACAATCACCAAGGGTTGAGAGAAATGACGACATCAGATAAGGGGGAGGACCTGACAGTGTTCC ACAAAATAGTTACTGGAGAGCTCCCATGCAAGAAGGTATACGAGGACGACCTCATGTTGGCATTCCATGACATAGAGCCCGTGGCGCCGAATCACCTGCTCCTTATCCCAAAGAATTTCGATGGCCTGGCAAGTTTATCAGATGCAACGGAGAGGCACGAAAAGGTCCTGGGACACATGATGGTCAAG GCAGCACAAATAGCGAAGGACAACAACTATGGAGATTTTAGACTGGTTATCAACTCAGGAAGAAAGGCACAGCAAACAGTCTTTTATCTTCATATGCACCTGCTTTCAGGAAGGAGCTTCAATTGGCCACCAGGCTAA